GCGGCAGGCGTGGCAAACCTCATTCGCCTCCTGATGGTCAGCGCTGCGGTCGCGGTGTTGGCCGTGCCGCTGAAGCGCGCCGACGCGCAATGCCGCTTGTGCGACACGCCGGTCACCGCGCGCGACGGCAGCGGTGAGGGCGCGCCGGTGGCGCTGGAGATCGAGACGAGCCTTAGCTTCGACCGTCTGGTGCTGCTCGGCGACGGCGAGGGCTCGGCGGTGATCCGGCCCGATGGCACGACCAGCGCGCTCGGCATGATCGGCCAGGTCGGTCCCCGTGCGATGGTCGGCTCGGCGATCGTGCGAGGCGAGCCGAATCGCGTCGTTCGCGTCGATCTGCCGCGCCAGATCACGCTCCATTCCGCCGCCGGCAACGCGATCGGTTTCGACGAAATGGTTAGCGACCTGCCGGCGGTGCCGCGGCTCGATTCGACCGGCACGCTGCGCTTCCGCTTCGGCGGCCGCCTTCATATCCGCGGCGAAGCAGAGGGCGAATATCGCGGAGATCTGCCGATTACGGTCGAATATCCGTAAGCCTGCTCCATCTCGGCGGAAAGACTAATCCGCCGTTAACCATGCCCTTGAGGGAAGCCGTAAGCGGGCAGGGTTAATAGCAGCCCCACGGATGGCCCGGCGAGCTCGGACAGCCGCGATGTTTCGATAGGGGATTTCCAGATGAAGAAGATTCTTGCGACTGCCGGCGCGATTGCGGCTCTGGCGCTGACGTCGGCTCCGGCCCAGGCGGCGACGCCGACCCAGCAGGCGACGGCCACGGCGCGTATCTACACGCCGCTCAGCATCACCTTTGACCGCAACCTCGACTTCGGTGTCGTCGTGCTCAACAACACGACGTTCGCGGCTGAAGCCGTTACCATCAGCGGCGCTGGCGCCGTGAGTTGCGGCGGCGGCGTCAACATGACCTGTTCCGGCAGCCCGACCTCGGCTCGCTACACGCTGCAGGGCAGCGCCAATGCCTCGGTCGGCGTAACGTCGCCGGGCTTCAACCTGGTCAATGGCGGCAACACCCTGGCGTTCACGCCGTCGTTCCCGGCAACCGTCACGCTCGACGGAACGGGCGCGGGCGCGTTCAACCTGGGCGGCTCGATCAACGTTCCCGGCAACACCCCGGAAGGCGTCTATACCGGCACCTTCAACGTGACCGCCAACTACCAATAAGCTTTAAGCTTTCCCGCGGCCGGTCACGGCCGCTTGTGGACAGGGGGCTGCCGAGCGATCGGCGGCCCCTTTTTCATGCCTGCGCAGGGCAATGCCGATCATGGTTGAGGGAAAATCAACCATTTCGGCGGTATCGCAGCATCGAACATTTCCGTTCGACGAAAGTGACTGGCCCGTGCGTTTCCGGCTTATTCTCGCAGCGCTCGCGCTGACCGGCTTCGTGCCGGTCGCGAGCGCGGCGCATGCCGCGAGCCAGTCGGCCAAGGTGTCGGCGAGCGTGCTCAAGCCGATCACCGTGACCTGGGTCCAAAACCTCGACCTCGGAACGGTCGTCCTGACTACCGGCACCTGGTCCAACGCGACGATCGGGATCAGCCGCGCCGGCGCGTTCAGCTGCACCAGCCCCCGGGTGACGTGCAGCGGTGCCCCGCAAGTCGCGAAATATAATGTGACGGGCAGCAACAGCGCACCGGTCCGGATCTCCGCCCCCAACGTCACCTTGGTCAAGCAGGGCGATCCCAGCCGCACGCTCACCCTGGTGGTCGACAATCCCGGGACGGTGACCTTGCCCAATTCGGGCAACCGCGGGGTCGATTTCTCGCTCGGTGGGGCGATCACGGTCAATTCGACGACGGCCGCCGGCTCCTATGTCGGGACGTTCAACGTCACCGTCGATTATTGAGGCGAGCGAAGCGCGCGCGAAACGATCATGGTTGAGAGAAAATCAACCATTTTCCCCCACACCGGATGAGACCGGCTCGACTTCGGAGCCAAAGGGGGATCGCAATTCCATGAAGCTGTGGACCAGAACGTTCGTCGCGCTTGCCGTTGCAGCGCCGCTCCTCACCCTGCCGATGCCCGCCAGCGCCGGCGTCGGCGACCTGCTGGTCGCACCGACCCGTGTCGTGCTCGACGGGCGCAAGGGGACCGAGATCATCCTCAACAACATCGGCGAGGAGCCCGCGACCTATCGTGTTTCGGTCGAATTCCGGCGCATGACCGCGGAAGGCGGGCTTGAGGACGTGGTGGCGCCGAGCGCGGCCGAGAAACTGGCCGAGGAAATGATCGTCTATGCCCCGCGCCGAGTCACCCTCGCCCCGCGTGAGCCGCAGGCGATCCGCCTGCGCGCGCGCGTTCCCCAGGGCGTGGCCGACGGCGAATATCGCGTCCATTTGCTGTTCCGCGCCATCCCGCCGGCGACGCCGGTGGTGCAGGCCAGCGCGCCGACCGAGGCCAAGGGCGTCAGCTTCCAGATCACGCCTGTCTATGGCGTCACCATCCCGGTCATCGTGCGCCTCGGCAATTTGTCCGCGACCGCCGCGATCGCCGATGTCCGGCTGGACACCAAGGACGGCAAGAAAGCCGTCTCGCTCGAGCTCAGCCGCAAGGGCAATCGATCGACCTTCGGCGAAGTGCGCGTGCTCAAGCCCGGCG
The sequence above is drawn from the Sphingomonas lutea genome and encodes:
- a CDS encoding fimbrial biogenesis chaperone — translated: MKLWTRTFVALAVAAPLLTLPMPASAGVGDLLVAPTRVVLDGRKGTEIILNNIGEEPATYRVSVEFRRMTAEGGLEDVVAPSAAEKLAEEMIVYAPRRVTLAPREPQAIRLRARVPQGVADGEYRVHLLFRAIPPATPVVQASAPTEAKGVSFQITPVYGVTIPVIVRLGNLSATAAIADVRLDTKDGKKAVSLELSRKGNRSTFGEVRVLKPGVKTPIALQRTVAVYTEVDKRRVTIPIDERFTGQLSGPVTVQYAETFDDGAKVIAETQAVLR
- a CDS encoding DUF4402 domain-containing protein, with translation MANLIRLLMVSAAVAVLAVPLKRADAQCRLCDTPVTARDGSGEGAPVALEIETSLSFDRLVLLGDGEGSAVIRPDGTTSALGMIGQVGPRAMVGSAIVRGEPNRVVRVDLPRQITLHSAAGNAIGFDEMVSDLPAVPRLDSTGTLRFRFGGRLHIRGEAEGEYRGDLPITVEYP
- a CDS encoding DUF4402 domain-containing protein; translated protein: MRFRLILAALALTGFVPVASAAHAASQSAKVSASVLKPITVTWVQNLDLGTVVLTTGTWSNATIGISRAGAFSCTSPRVTCSGAPQVAKYNVTGSNSAPVRISAPNVTLVKQGDPSRTLTLVVDNPGTVTLPNSGNRGVDFSLGGAITVNSTTAAGSYVGTFNVTVDY
- a CDS encoding DUF4402 domain-containing protein, which translates into the protein MKKILATAGAIAALALTSAPAQAATPTQQATATARIYTPLSITFDRNLDFGVVVLNNTTFAAEAVTISGAGAVSCGGGVNMTCSGSPTSARYTLQGSANASVGVTSPGFNLVNGGNTLAFTPSFPATVTLDGTGAGAFNLGGSINVPGNTPEGVYTGTFNVTANYQ